A genomic region of Vibrio ziniensis contains the following coding sequences:
- a CDS encoding TSUP family transporter, which translates to MENVVNLSMAEWVYVFLFLVAVVAGIVDAIAGGGGLITVPSLLLVGLPPMTVLGTNRLQAVIGELTTSVMFIMNKQFPAKGLVLGVIFTSIGATLGTFAVGVMDKEILEKLLPVLMVGITFYSIFAKKLKVTEASAALLSNARFMMICGILIGFYNGFFGPGTGSFWMLAFVTLLGYTIKQATMATKPLNLIGNVISLVLFIWLGHVDYQLGLIMGAGQIIGSIIGSKCVISFGSRLVRPVFITVTLIMTSKLIYENLTSGWLV; encoded by the coding sequence ATGGAAAATGTTGTGAATCTCAGCATGGCGGAATGGGTTTATGTGTTCTTATTTTTGGTTGCAGTGGTTGCGGGAATCGTTGATGCAATTGCTGGTGGCGGCGGGCTAATCACAGTGCCGAGTTTATTGCTTGTTGGGCTCCCTCCCATGACGGTTTTAGGGACAAATCGTCTGCAGGCTGTTATTGGTGAACTGACAACATCTGTGATGTTTATAATGAACAAGCAGTTCCCCGCCAAAGGACTTGTTTTGGGGGTAATCTTCACTTCGATAGGTGCAACATTAGGTACTTTCGCTGTTGGTGTAATGGATAAGGAAATTCTGGAAAAATTGCTACCAGTGCTAATGGTGGGCATTACTTTCTATTCAATTTTTGCTAAGAAATTGAAAGTGACAGAAGCGAGTGCCGCTTTGTTGTCGAATGCCCGCTTTATGATGATATGTGGAATTTTGATTGGCTTTTATAACGGTTTCTTTGGTCCAGGAACGGGTTCTTTCTGGATGTTGGCTTTTGTTACGTTACTTGGTTACACCATTAAACAAGCAACAATGGCGACAAAACCCTTAAACCTAATAGGCAATGTTATATCTCTCGTTCTGTTTATCTGGCTAGGCCACGTAGACTATCAATTGGGTTTAATCATGGGAGCAGGGCAGATCATAGGATCTATCATTGGTAGCAAATGTGTGATCTCGTTTGGTTCACGTCTCGTACGCCCTGTGTTTATCACCGTCACTCTCATCATGACCAGCAAACTAATCTACGAGAACCTTACTTCGGGTTGGTTGGTTTAG
- a CDS encoding DUF3750 domain-containing protein: MKLKRIGFTLFTSLLAGLSLMGCTEKDWRTASREPAGIAPNPNEVSEAVIEFYAADAYSWRGWFAVHSWLAVKPQNANKYTVYEVVGWRQPALNEYTTDTPDRYWFGARPEKILSLQGEKAELLIPKIQHVVALYPWANEYTLFPGPNSNTFPAWVGNQVPELGLKMPFRAIGSGYAD, translated from the coding sequence ATGAAACTTAAACGAATTGGTTTCACTCTCTTCACTTCCCTACTTGCTGGTCTTTCGCTCATGGGCTGTACCGAGAAAGATTGGCGTACGGCTAGCCGAGAGCCCGCGGGGATTGCCCCGAATCCTAACGAAGTCAGTGAAGCTGTTATAGAGTTCTATGCAGCCGACGCATACAGTTGGCGCGGTTGGTTTGCCGTACATTCATGGCTTGCTGTAAAACCTCAAAATGCGAATAAATATACGGTTTATGAAGTCGTTGGTTGGCGGCAACCTGCACTGAATGAATATACAACTGACACTCCAGATCGCTATTGGTTTGGTGCTCGCCCAGAGAAAATTCTATCTCTTCAAGGTGAAAAGGCAGAGCTCTTAATACCTAAAATTCAGCACGTGGTAGCCCTTTATCCATGGGCAAATGAGTATACTCTTTTCCCCGGTCCGAACAGCAATACTTTCCCCGCTTGGGTTGGTAATCAAGTTCCAGAGTTAGGATTGAAAATGCCCTTCAGAGCGATCGGTTCTGGCTATGCAGACTAA
- a CDS encoding LysR family transcriptional regulator, whose product MDRLTAARVFIDVAQSGSFTLTADRLNMSRPMVTRYIESMEEWLNARLLHRTTRKVTLTSAGENCLKQVENWLLAGEALVDLTQTEVADSLKGRIKVSASMSFGFSQLIPVTKLFMEKYPDVVVDINVEDTITDLVEQQIDLAIRISSNPDSSLIGKPIADCHSVLVASPLYLVKKKPIKYPKDLLNHKCLGYKHFEQHVWHMNCGNKHESVEIKPCLTANEATVLLHAAKASMGVTLQPTYLVSEEIKSGSLVHVLPEWKPNTLTIYALYSSRKYLSKAVRAYIDFVSEYFSIQRW is encoded by the coding sequence ATGGACAGACTAACAGCTGCAAGAGTGTTTATCGATGTTGCTCAGTCGGGTAGTTTTACTTTAACAGCAGACCGATTGAACATGTCACGACCTATGGTGACACGTTATATCGAATCGATGGAAGAGTGGTTGAATGCAAGATTACTTCACCGTACAACAAGGAAAGTAACGTTAACTTCAGCAGGAGAAAACTGCTTGAAGCAGGTGGAAAACTGGCTGCTTGCCGGGGAAGCATTAGTCGATTTAACACAGACTGAAGTAGCCGATTCTCTGAAAGGCCGAATTAAAGTCTCTGCAAGTATGTCTTTTGGCTTCTCCCAGTTAATACCCGTGACTAAACTCTTCATGGAAAAGTACCCAGATGTTGTGGTTGATATCAATGTTGAGGACACCATTACAGATTTAGTCGAGCAGCAAATTGATTTAGCGATCAGAATTTCATCCAACCCAGATTCATCATTAATCGGTAAACCTATCGCAGATTGCCATTCGGTTTTAGTGGCGTCTCCGCTGTATTTAGTCAAGAAAAAGCCGATTAAGTATCCCAAGGATTTATTGAACCATAAGTGTCTTGGCTATAAACATTTCGAGCAACATGTTTGGCACATGAACTGTGGTAATAAACATGAGTCGGTTGAAATAAAACCCTGCTTAACCGCCAACGAAGCAACGGTGTTGTTGCATGCGGCTAAAGCTTCGATGGGTGTAACACTGCAACCTACGTATCTCGTTTCCGAAGAGATAAAATCAGGTTCATTAGTCCATGTCTTACCTGAATGGAAGCCGAATACGCTGACGATTTATGCCCTCTATTCTTCAAGAAAATATCTATCTAAAGCGGTACGAGCCTATATCGATTTTGTCTCTGAATATTTTTCGATTCAGAGATGGTAG
- a CDS encoding winged helix-turn-helix transcriptional regulator: protein MDFAYDVYENRCPTRAVLDRIADKWAMLILDKLSHEPVRFNHLKKDIKGISQKVLSQTLKKLERDGLVTRTVFPTVPVTVEYALTPLGNTLTEAVAALAHWAEQNMDAVLAAQEDYDSKLELTN, encoded by the coding sequence GTGGATTTCGCGTACGACGTTTATGAAAACCGCTGCCCGACAAGAGCAGTGTTGGATCGCATTGCAGATAAGTGGGCAATGCTCATTTTGGATAAGCTCAGCCATGAGCCAGTGCGTTTTAATCACCTTAAAAAAGATATCAAAGGCATATCTCAAAAGGTGTTATCACAAACATTGAAGAAACTAGAACGTGATGGACTCGTAACAAGAACCGTTTTTCCAACCGTCCCAGTTACGGTTGAATATGCACTTACACCATTAGGTAACACGCTAACAGAAGCCGTTGCGGCACTTGCTCACTGGGCAGAACAAAATATGGATGCAGTACTTGCAGCTCAAGAAGATTATGATTCGAAGTTAGAGCTAACAAATTAG
- a CDS encoding SDR family oxidoreductase: protein MSKVLVLGASGNVGRPLVEELLAKGEQVKAASRSGKAMGAAEGVVFDYSDSSTFDSAFEGVDRAYVMLAGGYVAIKELLIPVVEAAAARNVKVVFQSVLGVDADDSIPYRQVEIALENSGVPYVILRPNWFSDNFHTYWKAGIDQGVIAVPAADGKSSFIDVRDIASSAAAALSTDKFDNQAFNLTGPEAFSYAEAAAKISSALGKPVQYQAIEEGAFCDMLKSVGVPADYAEFLTSIFYPVREGWTAGVSDAVQVLTGKPARSLDSYIKDHLADLA, encoded by the coding sequence ATGAGTAAAGTATTGGTATTAGGCGCATCAGGTAATGTTGGACGCCCATTAGTGGAAGAATTATTGGCTAAAGGTGAACAAGTAAAAGCGGCTTCTCGTAGCGGTAAAGCAATGGGTGCGGCTGAAGGTGTGGTGTTTGATTACAGCGATTCATCAACGTTTGACTCTGCATTTGAAGGTGTCGATCGCGCATACGTTATGCTCGCAGGCGGTTATGTAGCTATTAAAGAGTTATTGATCCCAGTGGTTGAAGCTGCAGCAGCGCGTAATGTAAAAGTTGTTTTTCAAAGCGTGTTAGGTGTGGATGCAGATGACTCTATTCCATATCGCCAAGTAGAGATAGCGCTTGAAAATTCCGGTGTTCCGTATGTTATTCTTCGCCCTAACTGGTTCTCAGATAACTTCCATACCTATTGGAAAGCGGGCATTGACCAAGGTGTGATCGCTGTTCCTGCTGCTGACGGAAAATCTAGCTTTATTGACGTGCGTGACATTGCTTCAAGTGCAGCAGCTGCTTTATCAACGGACAAATTCGACAATCAAGCGTTCAATCTAACTGGTCCAGAAGCTTTCAGCTATGCGGAAGCAGCAGCAAAAATCAGTTCAGCACTAGGTAAGCCTGTGCAGTATCAAGCAATTGAAGAAGGTGCATTCTGTGACATGCTAAAGAGTGTTGGAGTACCAGCTGACTACGCGGAATTCTTGACTTCGATTTTCTACCCAGTTCGAGAAGGTTGGACTGCGGGTGTCAGTGATGCGGTTCAGGTGCTAACAGGCAAACCTGCACGCAGTTTGGATAGTTATATTAAGGATCATTTAGCTGATCTCGCTTAA
- a CDS encoding LysR family transcriptional regulator, with the protein MLSSQDIEFFITVADSRSLAAAARKLNVTPPSVSQRLQNIERKLGVKLIDRNARLTSLTTEGEVLASKGQQLLKDLEHLTQDVSDKKLAISGELKLVSSLGFGEKHIGPLAAEFQSLYPSLRIELFLSDIPKWSAHNSPDIMFYIGHLQDSALKRIVLSKNRRLLLASPEYLKSAPPLDEPQDLELHRCIALRENDEDATMWRLTHIDTQRETSVRVVPVLSSNVSRVTKNWCIDGQGIIQRSEWDVKEELKTGKLVRVLPEYQLQEADIVALLSSDQFHRSQKVSAFLDYVKQKLPARL; encoded by the coding sequence ATGCTTTCATCTCAGGATATTGAATTTTTCATTACTGTAGCGGATAGTCGTTCACTGGCTGCGGCAGCGAGAAAATTGAATGTAACACCGCCAAGCGTATCTCAGCGTTTACAAAATATTGAAAGAAAACTCGGTGTTAAGTTGATTGACCGAAATGCTCGATTAACCTCTTTAACCACTGAAGGAGAAGTGTTAGCGAGTAAAGGACAGCAACTATTAAAAGATCTTGAACACTTAACTCAAGATGTGTCGGATAAAAAATTGGCCATTTCGGGTGAGTTAAAGCTCGTTTCGTCACTTGGCTTTGGAGAGAAACACATAGGCCCTTTAGCGGCAGAATTTCAGTCGTTATACCCCTCACTTCGTATTGAACTTTTCCTTTCAGATATCCCAAAATGGTCTGCACACAACAGCCCTGACATCATGTTCTATATAGGACATTTGCAAGACTCAGCCCTTAAACGAATTGTGTTATCTAAGAACCGTCGATTATTACTAGCCTCACCTGAATACCTAAAATCAGCACCACCATTGGATGAGCCTCAAGATTTAGAGTTACACCGTTGTATCGCCTTAAGAGAAAACGATGAAGATGCCACAATGTGGCGCTTAACGCATATTGATACTCAACGTGAAACAAGTGTGCGTGTTGTGCCAGTGCTTTCTAGTAATGTCAGCAGAGTAACGAAGAACTGGTGTATTGACGGGCAAGGGATCATTCAACGTTCTGAATGGGACGTAAAAGAAGAATTAAAAACGGGCAAATTGGTTCGTGTTCTACCGGAATATCAACTTCAGGAAGCCGACATCGTTGCCCTACTTTCCTCGGATCAGTTTCATCGTTCACAAAAAGTGTCGGCATTTTTGGACTACGTTAAGCAAAAGCTTCCAGCGAGATTGTGA
- a CDS encoding GNAT family N-acetyltransferase, giving the protein MKRICETERLVIRQFELNDADFIVRLLNEDGFIRFIGDKNVRSVADAVSYLTNGPISSYQKNGFGLNMVELKESQTPIGMCGILKRPELDAPDLGYAFLSQYYGNGYAREAAQAVLNSELPKHKLDKVFAVTFPDNTASNRLLSDVGFIQTGTMELYGSENNLYEYFVS; this is encoded by the coding sequence ATGAAACGGATATGTGAAACAGAAAGATTAGTCATCAGGCAGTTTGAGTTAAATGACGCTGATTTTATTGTTCGTCTGCTCAATGAAGATGGTTTTATCCGTTTTATTGGAGACAAGAATGTTAGAAGTGTTGCTGATGCGGTTTCTTATCTAACCAACGGCCCGATATCCAGTTATCAAAAGAACGGTTTTGGCCTAAATATGGTTGAATTGAAAGAGAGCCAAACTCCGATAGGCATGTGTGGAATATTAAAAAGGCCGGAGTTAGATGCCCCCGACTTAGGCTATGCTTTTTTGTCTCAATATTACGGGAATGGCTATGCGAGAGAAGCTGCGCAAGCGGTATTAAATAGCGAACTTCCAAAACATAAGTTAGATAAAGTGTTTGCTGTTACATTCCCTGATAACACAGCTTCGAATCGCTTATTAAGCGACGTGGGTTTTATACAGACAGGGACAATGGAACTTTACGGCTCTGAAAATAATCTTTATGAATATTTCGTGTCTTAG